One Mytilus trossulus isolate FHL-02 chromosome 5, PNRI_Mtr1.1.1.hap1, whole genome shotgun sequence DNA segment encodes these proteins:
- the LOC134719339 gene encoding acanthoscurrin-2-like, with product MGVLTILLVAVVGTVYGYGYGGGRGGGGGVIALGGGGGGGSGGGGLFLGGGGGAGGLIEGGGGAGGLIGGGGVAGGLIGGGGGYGGWAGPELNAPQLPELVYTYFI from the exons ATGGGAGTGTTAACTATACTTTTAGTAGCTGTTGTTGGAACTGTCTACGGATATGGCTATGGCGGTGGTAGAGGAGGAGGTGGTGGGGTCATCGCTCTTGGTGGAGGCGGTGGAGGCGGAAGTGGTGGCGGAGGATTATTTCTAGGTGGAGGCGGTGGTGCTGGCGGTCTTATAGAAGGAGGAGGCGGTGCCGGTGGCCTCATTGGAGGAGGTGGTGTTGCTGGAGGTTTAATCGGAGGAGGAGGCGGCTATGGAGGTTGGGCTGGACCAG aactgAATGCTCCACAGTTACCTGAACTTGTTTACAcctatttcatttaa
- the LOC134719340 gene encoding uncharacterized protein LOC134719340, translating into MNSTNTVVNLSTVALTETETKVLSKGLNFCPTPGKIDSILLEDDLDKLARSLRIKEYFYKNTTNGTTESDTSDLDSDDDQADVDIPRFRKTSSWIPKPSKCATLEHIIDKIKSDVTHLSTATSQTFSNLSSEENEAVRKLKNRDDIIIKPADKGSAVVVMDKCDYIQEAERQLSDERFYKKLDTDPTPQFNKEITTNLKNMCEQGHIDEDTFKYLKPEKSKPGRFYLLPKIHKVNNPGRPIVSANDHPTEKISEFIDFHLRPHVENLPSYIQDTTHYLKKMESLNPLPPETILVSLDVTSLYTNIPHDDGIEACREVWNSRNTLHPPTECLIQLLTLVLKCNNFVFNGEHFLQVNGTAMGTKMAPSYANIFMGKLEQRILNASLHQPLSWFRFIDDIDMKWDNTEQELNLFIHHANNTHPSIKFTYEISDSKITFLDTTTQLRDGNILTDLVNVVNSMLASQNSRFTNE; encoded by the exons ATGAACTCCACAAACACTGTAGTCAATTTGTCTACAGTTGCTTTGACGGAGACTGAGACTAAGGTACTGTCAAAAGGTCTTAATTTTTGTCCCACGCCGGGCAAAATAGATTCAATACTTTTGGAAGATGACCTAGACAAGCTAGCAAGATCCCtcagaatcaaggaatatttttataagaacaCCACAAATGGTACCACTGAAAGTGACACAAGTGATCTCGACTCAGATGACGACCAAGCAGATGTCGATATTCCCAGATTCAGGAAAACAAGTTCATGGATTCCGAAACCCAGTAAATGTGCAACTTTGGAACACAtcattgacaaaattaaatccGACGTAACACATCTGTCCACTGCCACTTCCCAAACATTCAGCAATCTATCGTCTGAAGAAAATGAAGCTGTGCGGAAACTTAAGAACAGAGACGACATTATAATTAAACCAGCTGATAAAGGTAGCGCTGTTGTCGTCATGGACAAATGTGATTACATTCAAGAGGCAGAACGTCAACTCTCTGATGAGagattttataagaaattaGACACTGACCCCACCCCTCAGTTTAACAAAGAGATCACAACAAACCTGAAAAACATGTGTGAACAGGGGCATATTGATGAAGACACATTTAAATACCTAAAACCTGAAAAATCAAAGCCCGGGCGTTTCTATCTTCTGCCTAAAATTCATAAAGTTAATAATCCCGGTAGACCAATTGTTTCCGCCAATGACCACCCTACAGAGAAAATATCAGAATTTATTGACTTTCATCTGAGACCACATGTAGAAAATTTACCATCCTATATACAAGACACAACACACTATCTTAAGAAAATGGAATCTCTGAACCCTCTCCCACCTGAAACGATCCTTGTTTCGCTTGATGTTACCTCCCTCTATACTAACATCCCCCATGACGATGGTATTGAAGCCTGTAGGGAAGTCTGGAACTCTCGTAACACCTTACATCCACCAACTGAATGTCTGATCCAGCTTCTAACTTTGGTATTGAAATGCAATAACTTCGTATTTAATGGCGAACACTTCCTCCAAGTTAATGGAACAGCAATGGGAACAAAGATGGCCCCGTCTTATGCCAATATTTTTATGGGGAAATTAGAACAAAGAATTCTCAATGCATCTCTTCATCAACCCCTCTCTTGGTTTCGATTTATCGACGATATTGACATGAAGTGGGACAATACTGAACAAGAACTAAATCTGTTCATTCATCATGCCAACAATACCCATCCCTCAATAAAATTCACATATGAAATCTCTGACTCTAAGATCACATTTCTTGACACTACAACGCAATTGAGGGATGGAAACATATTAACAGATCT TGTAAATGTGGTaaacagtatgttggcgagtcaGAACAGCCGTTTCACAAACGAATGA
- the LOC134719341 gene encoding uncharacterized protein LOC134719341: protein MNSTNTVVNLSTVALTETETKVLSKGLNFCPTPGKIDSILLEDDLDKLARSLRIKEYFYKNTTNGTTESDTSDLDSDDDQADVDIPRFRKKSSWIPKPIKCATLEHIIDKIKSDVTHLSTATSQTFSNLSSEENEAVRKLKNRDDIIIKPADKGSAVVVMDKCDYIQEAERQLSDERFYKKLDTDPTPQFNKEITTNLKNMCEQGHIDEDTFKYLKPEKSKPGRFYLLPKIQKVNNPGRPIVSANDHPTEKISEFIDFHLRPHVENLPSYIQDTTHYLKKMESLNPLPPETILVSLDVTSLYTNIPHDDGIEACREVWNSCNTLHPPTECLIQLLTLVLKCNNFVFNGEHFLQVNGTAMGTKMAPSYANIFMGKLEQRILNASLHQPLSWFRFIDDIDMKWDNTEQELNLFIHHANNAHPSIKFTYEISDSKITFLDTTTQLRDGNILTDLYCKPTDKHQYLSPLSCHPKHCTKSIPYSQAIRIKRICSTNDIAKKRLQELRGHLKHRGYKRKDIDKGFSRANNISRDELLQYKEKKVNKRVPFVLNYHPKFDNLSHLIRENWKEIEKHSKLSKIFPEPPVLAFRRPKSLKDLLVRADLSSQAGLSSMGSCKGCGNKRCLTCKQILDTQTFNSHSTGTEYTIFCNVNCKTSNVVYLLQCKCGKQYVGESEQPFHKRMNGHRSDYQCKPDLPLSRHLRSPGHTKADLNRLTIKIIDHNSAWDK from the exons ATGAACTCCACAAACACTGTAGTCAATTTGTCTACAGTTGCTTTGACGGAGACTGAGACTAAGGTACTGTCAAAAGGTCTTAATTTTTGTCCCACGCCGGGCAAAATAGATTCAATACTTTTGGAAGATGACCTAGACAAGCTAGCAAGATCCCtcagaatcaaggaatatttttataagaacaCCACAAATGGTACCACTGAAAGTGACACAAGTGATCTCGACTCAGATGACGACCAAGCAGATGTCGATATTCCCAGATTCAGGAAAAAAAGTTCATGGATTCCGAAACCCATTAAATGTGCAACTTTGGAACACAtcattgacaaaattaaatccGACGTAACACATCTGTCCACTGCCACTTCCCAAACATTCAGCAATCTATCGTCTGAAGAAAATGAAGCTGTGCGGAAACTTAAGAACAGAGACGACATTATAATTAAACCAGCTGATAAAGGTAGCGCTGTTGTCGTCATGGACAAATGTGATTACATTCAAGAGGCAGAACGTCAACTCTCTGATGAGagattttataagaaattaGACACTGACCCCACCCCTCAGTTTAACAAAGAGATCACAACAAACCTGAAAAACATGTGTGAACAGGGGCATATTGATGAAGACACATTTAAATACCTAAAACCTGAAAAATCAAAGCCCGGGCGTTTCTATCTTCTGCCTAAAATTCAGAAAGTTAATAATCCCGGTAGACCAATTGTTTCCGCCAATGACCACCCTACAGAGAAAATATCAGAATTTATTGACTTTCATCTGAGACCACATGTAGAAAATTTACCATCCTATATACAAGACACAACCCACTATCTTAAGAAAATGGAATCTCTGAACCCTCTCCCACCTGAAACGATCCTTGTTTCGCTTGATGTTACCTCCCTCTATACTAACATCCCCCATGACGATGGTATTGAAGCCTGTAGGGAAGTCTGGAACTCTTGTAACACCTTACATCCACCAACTGAATGTCTCATCCAGCTTCTAACTTTGGTATTGAAATGCAATAACTTCGTATTTAATGGCGAACACTTCCTCCAAGTTAATGGAACAGCAATGGGAACAAAGATGGCCCCGTCTTATGCCAATATTTTTATGGGGAAATTAGAACAAAGAATTCTCAATGCATCTCTTCATCAACCCCTCTCTTGGTTTCGATTTATCGACGATATTGACATGAAGTGGGACAATACTGAACAAGAACTAAATCTGTTCATTCATCATGCCAACAATGCCCATCCCTCAATAAAATTCACATATGAAATCTCTGACTCTAAGATCACATTTCTTGACACTACAACGCAATTGAGGGATGGAAACATATTAACAGATCTGTATTGCAAGCCCACAGACAAACATCAATATCTATCTCCTTTGAGTTGTCATCCCAAACACTGCACCAAGAGCATTCCCTACAGCCAGGCCATACGAATAAAAAGGATTTGCTCCACCAACGATATTGCAAAAAAACGTCTACAAGAACTTCGCGGTCACCTTAAACATCGGGGCTACAAAAGAAAAGACATTGATAAAGGTTTTTCTCGTGCTAACAACATCAGCCGAGATGAGcttttacaatataaagaaaaaaaggtcaACAAGAGGGTGCCTTTTGTGTTGAATTACCATCCAAAATTTGACAACTTATCTCACCTAATCCGCGAAAATTGGAAAGAGAtcgaaaaacattcaaaactatccAAGATCTTTCCCGAGCCACCTGTACTGGCATTCCGTAGGCCCAAAAGCCTTAAAGACTTGCTGGTGAGAGCTGATTTATCCTCTCAAGCAGGCTTATCATCTATGGGATCTTGCAAGGGTTGCGGAAACAAACGATGTCTGACTTGCAAACAAATACTGGATACCCAGACTTTTAACAGTCACTCCACTGGCACAGAATACaccatattttgcaatgttaattgCAAGACTTCAAATGTTGTGTATCTCTTACAGTGTAAATGTGGTaaacagtatgttggcgagtcaGAACAGCCGTTTCACAAACGAATGAACGGCCATCGTAGCGACTACCAATGCAAGCCAGACCTCCCTCTCAGTCGACATTTGAGATCCCCTGGCCACACTAAGGCAGATCTCAATCGACTGACCATTAAAATCATTGACCACAACTCTGCTTG gGATAAATAA
- the LOC134719380 gene encoding uncharacterized protein LOC134719380: MGVLTILLVTVVGTVYGYGYGGGRGGGGGVIALGGGGGVGGGLLLGGGGGAGGLIGGVGGAGGLIGGGGVAGGLIGGGGGYGGSVGGAGRWWCTCRPGLCRKGELTLDKKCRLTPLFPWQWNTCCQWFPWWVTSRNYGGGIGGGIGGVIGGGIGGGIIGGGIGGGIGGGIIGGGIVGGVGGGIGGGYGGYGSGYGGGKKSY; the protein is encoded by the exons ATGGGAGTTTTAACTATACTGTTGGTCACTGTTGTTGGAACTGTCTACGGATATGGTTATGGCGGTGGTAGAGGGGGAGGTGGTGGAGTCatcgctctaggtggaggcggTGGTGTTGGTGGAGGATTACTTCTTGGTGGAGGCGGTGGTGCTGGCGGTCTTATAGGAGGAGTCGGCGGTGCTGGCGGTCTCATTGGAGGAGGAGGTGTTGCTGGAGGTTTAATCGGAGGAGGAGGTGGATATGGAGGTTCGGTTGGAGGAG ctGGTCGTTGGTGGTGTACCTGCCGTCCAGGTCTTTGCCGTAAAGGGGAGCTTACTTTGGACAAAAAATGCAGACTAACACCATTGTTCCCATGGCAATGGAATACATGTTGCCAATGGTTCCCATGGTGGGTTACCAGCCGTAACTACGGCGGTGGAATCGGTGGCGGTATTGGCGGAGTTATTGGTGGTGGCATCGGTGGAGGAATCATCGGCGGTGGTATTGGCGGTGGAATCGGCGGTGGCATCATCGGGGGTGGAATTGTTGGTGGAGTTGGAGGTGGAATCGGTGGTGGATATGGTGGATATGGCAGCGGATATGGTggaggaaaaaaatcatattaa